GATCCAGGGAACGAGAAAAAGCCTCCTTCCTTCAAGTCGACATCCCTCGCAGTGCCCCCTGGCAACTCTCTGAAATCCTTTCAGATTCGCAGTCCAATTTGCGGAAGCAAACCAGGCAGGCGAAATGTCTCGCCAAAGCCAACACTGCGTTCGATTCAGTCGCGTGCCACAACCGTGGGGCAAGTCTGGACCACGCAATGTTTGATGTTGACGGCCCGATAGCGGATGCAGCTTTTCTTCCAGCTTGCTGTCTTCCTTCAGCCCGGCAGGGATGTCAGATGGTAGCCGGGGGTTCCTGCGTAGCAGCTTACGCCCGGAAAACGCGCGTCCCCCACAATACTCTCCATCCCGCCGTGGCCATGGGATGTCGATTGATGAAGGGCAGCATTGGGTAGTGGACGAGGCAACGAGTCCCTTGCGTGGGGAAGGACTCGTCGCCTCGTCCACGACGGTTCAGGTCCCGGGCGAAGGACGCCTCGAAGAACGTCAGTCATAAAATCGATGTCCCTCGGCCACGCCGGGATGGAGAGTGGCGACGCGGGCTACAGGTCCGTCGGTGGCGCGATCGCTTACCGGCGGCTACCATCTGAAATCCCTACCGGGATAAAAACTGGCTCAACCACAGTGCGTCACAACGCCAAACATTCAGCAGTCCAGGGCACGCTTGAACGGCTCATGGGGCTTGTTCCCCAATCATTTCAGCCAACCTGCTTAGAACGCCCTTCGAGAGCATGACGTCCGAGAACGCACATACTCAGCGTCCCGGACGATCGACACCCCGGTACAGCCTTGCGAATCGCGAGGGCGCGACGACGCCTTCGTCCGCCAAGTAAGCTTCCAAGTCCGACTCTTGATCAACGGAATCAAGCCACTTCAGTTCGTCGTTCGCGGCCAGCACGTACGGTGTCAGTTGAAGTTCCTTCGCTTTCGCAGCAGCGGAAGTCAGCAGTTGCCGAGCATGGTTGTCCATCCCGGAGACGGAGCTGCGAGCCATGTGAATGCCTTGGTAGAAATTGGCTTTCATGTTGGCAAATTCCGATTTCTCACGCCGTAGCTTTTGCAGAGCATTTCGCAACGCATTCTCGGCCGTTTTCACTTGGCAACTCAAAGCCTGGAGTGAAAGCAGGCAAACGAACTCCGTGAAGTTGATCCGAATCATTTGCACGCGATTCAAATCGTAAGAACGCATCTGGCGTGGCAACAAATCCAACTTGGAAGCCCCGTTGGTCACGTCCGCTGAATAGAGGTCGCGAAGCACGTCTTTGAACTGCTGGACGAACAAAAAGGACGTTGCTCCGACGTGCTTCATGCATTCTCGCACACGATCCGAGGCCAAGTCCATTCGCGCCATGTCATTGTCGGAAAAGAACGCCACGGACGCATACCCCAGCGTCCCCATGATGGTGACGAACTGATCATTTGTTGTCCGGCCCTCTGCCTGCATATCGGCCACGGTCCGTCGCATTTCCAAGATTTTGCCACACTGAAAAAACGAGGCCAATTCGACATACGACGTGTGCGCTATCTCAAAGCTTTTGGCGTGTTCACTCAAACCATAAAATTGCTTCGCCTTCGTACATGGCTCCAACGCGTCGGCATAGCGACCGTCCATGGCGGCGTTCCACGCCAAGCCCGCATTGACATCGCCGTGCCAAGAAGGGTCGTCTTCCGGGCGCAACGCGCCCAGCATTCGCTGCAGACTCTGACTGGCCCGTTGGCGAGATCTCCCTGGGTTGTAAGAGGAAAAGACTGTTTCGCCGACTCCCAATTGCAAGCGTTCTCCGGCCGTCCCCAGCAACCGAACTTGTCGGGCAGCAAAGAGTGCCCATTCCATCGCAATGTTGTTGTTGATGATGCTGAGCGGACGAATCAAGCGAACACAGGCCTCGATTTGGCAGCCTTGTTTCCACGTGCGTGCTGGAGTGGGTTGGTCAAGAACCACCGAGAGATCACGTTGCATGGGCAACAGACGAATGATCCGCCACATGACCGACAGATTGAACGCCCATTTGGACTTCAACCGCGGCAATCCCAGTTGATCGATCAATGGTTCCACCAACCGGCTCGCGTCGCTGAATTCGCCCGAGCGAATCAAACACTCCACACGGTGCATCTGATGTTCGACCGAGGCATGCCCCGGCAACAACTTCGCCAGTGCCTCGTGTGCTTCCGCGGCTCGGTTCAGCCGGCCACTGCGATGCCAGGCGAACGACGCTTCCTTCAAGTACTGAATCTGCTGCTCGCCGCTGGAATTGTCAGCTGCGACCTGATACCACGATGCGACTTCCCCATGAGCGTACATTTGCTGGGCTTGTTCGGCCGCCAGTTTCGCCCAGATCCCAAGCGATTCATGGAGCCCGGCACGTTGGTAGTGAGAGGCAATCACGCTGGCAACGTCCGGCCGGACATGCGACAACGTCTCAGCCCAATCCGCGTGCAGTTGACGGATCTCTGCTTCCGACATTTGAGCGAGAATTTTCTCACCCAATCGGGAATGCCAAATTTGCACGGTGGGACCCGAGGATTCACCGGGAACAATCAATCGATGGCGCTGCAACTCGTCCAGTTGATCGTTGAGGTCATCGGTGTCCTCCTTCCAACCGCGGAGTTCCTCGATTGGCACCTGGCGTCCCGCCGCTGCGATTCGTCGCAGCCACTGCATCGCGCCGGGACGGAGCCGTTCGGAGCGGTTCTGCCAGAGGGATTCCATCGATGGCACGGCAACACCTTCACCACCCGATTCTGCTTTTTGAATCGCATCGGACAACCAACCTCCCGGTCGAAGTTCTTCGAGACAGGCATCCAGACGGTAAGGCATCCCGTCAATTTGCTGAGCCAATGTCGTCAGGTGCTCTTCCGGAATTTGCAATTCAAACTTCGACGCTTCCGCCACCAACATTTCGATGGCGGTCTCATCGGGCAACGGACCAAGCTCGAGGGTCTCATCCGGCGGTGTGACCTGCCGATCGCCACTCGTTCGCGAAACGGTGATCAACCCGAACCCCTGCAATTCAGGGGCTTTGGGCCGGTTCAGGCTGGCAGATTGCAAGTAATCCAGCACGGAAATCGTATCGCGATCGGCCCACTGAACATCGTCGATCACGAAGAAGACCGGCCCATATTCACGCAGCCGCTCGCAGACCTTGAGCGCCGCTTCCAAACCACCGGGACGAGTGGGCGACGTTTGCAACAGCGGCTGCGAGCGGTCCACTTCCAAGACCTCTGCCAGCCCTGGCAGGATGCTGGTCAGCAAGCTGACGGTGACCGAATCCACCTGCAACGGCTCCCGATCCATGCCCCGAAATCGCATCGTGATTTCGTCTGAAATCTGGCTGAATGCCTGCAGCGGTTTCTGATCCCGTTGCTGGCAACGTGCCACAAACACTTGGGCCCAAGACAAGGAACGCAACTGCGACAGGGCGACATCCAACAGCGTTGACTTGCCGATCCCTGAATCACCACTGAGATGCAACCGTTGAGTCTGCCCTCCCAGAACCAGGTGACTCCACCGATGAATCCGGGCCAGTTCATCGTGGCGAATGTGCTGAGTCGCCTCGCGAAGACGACTGGAACTGACATCGGTGATCCGAGTCATTTGCATCGCTTCGAGGGGGCGTCCGATCCGCGCCAACGTCATCGCCATCGGCCGATCGGCCTCATTGGGCGCCAGCATCTCGTCCAGCGTATCGATCAGATCCGCCGGGATATCAGGGTGCAATCCACGAACCGCCTTGGTGATCAACATCCGATCTTGTTCTTCATTCGACTTGTCGCGCTGGATCCCCAACGATTCATCGCTGCCATCAGTTGGAAGAGAAGCATTGTCCGGGTACTCATCCCGGTGAATTTCGTCCTGATGAGTCTCTTCTCGGCGGTGTTCTTCCCGGCGATACTGAGCGGCCGTGAAAACTCGCAACGCCTCCAGAACCACCATCCCTAAACTGAAAACGTCGCTCGATGGACTGTGCCGCTGCCGGACCAAGACCTCTGGCGCCACATACATCGGGGTCCAGATCAGATAAGCACGCATGGATTCCGCGTCGTGCTCTTGAAACTTGCCTGCAGAGTCATAATCGATCACGACGAAACGTTGGCAATCGTTCGTCACCATGATGTTGCTGGGTTTCAGATCGCGGTGCACCAACTCGCGGGCGTGCATCCAACCGATCGCGGAACCAACCTGACGAACCATCTCGATCACATTCTCGCAAGCCTGCTGCAACGGCAAGTCCCGCCAACAACGAATGGCGGCGGTGAGATTGCTGCCATCGATTCGCTCCATGCTGAACGCGACGCACTTCTCGTGCTGGTGAATCCCATGAAGTTGCATGAGATTGCGATGGTTCAACTTCGCCATCCGACGAAAACCGGTTTTGGCAAGCGTCGTGCCCGGCTCATCCTCGAGGGCTAGAATCTTCAGCGCGACCGGTTTGTTAGTGGCCTGTTCTCGCGCGGCAAACACCCACCCATGCGTTCCAGACCCAAGCCATTCCTCCAAGATGAAATCACCCCAGGTATCGCCCGTCTGAAACGGCGGTGGTTGCAACCTCGGACGCGGTTTGATGCCCTGAGTCTCACGGTCAAGAAGGTGCTTGGTCCGCGTGTCCTGGCTCGCCAGAGGACGCATCCATTCATCACCTGTGTAGTCTTCCCACTTTGACATTTCACATGAGCCATCGTTCAAGGGACATTGTCAGACTGACCTTCACGCCATCGTACCATTACCGCCACGGCGCTTCAAAAGATTCCTTCCCGGCTCCACGCACACTGGTCCTGCCAGGGGGTTCGTCGCCACACCAGTGAATCAATGTTTAGTTTAGAAGCCAATACTTCGAAACGAAAAGGCAAAATGGTTGGGCAGTTCTAATTTTGCCGACAAAGCGTCCTGATTCTCTGCCAGAACTGGGAATCAGAGTGTCGCTACGGGATTGACCCCACGAGATCACATCGATAAATTCCCTGCTCCAACACGGTGGTTGTAGTTCAGTTGGTTAGAACGTCGGATTGTGATTCCGAAGGTCGCGGGTTCGAGTCCCGTCATCCACCCTCCGTGATGCAACGGGTTTGACAGGCAAATGCCTGGTCTGCCGCCGAAAAATCGATGCGAGCCCGTTTGGCCCCAGAGCGGTTGCCGCCAGCGGCAAATTGTATTCTCCAGCAAGCATTGGTTTGCTTTTGCATGCGTCGTTCGCGTCCCGAGCATCCTTTGCGAGCGATCGGAATCTCACCGTTCGAGCACGCGAGATTTCTCTTCCGACGTTCACGCCTCTGCCCCAAAAGACGGCGCGCGAGCCTTCTGTCTGGTTTCCTTTGGACACGGGTTGTTGAGGTGAAAGATGTGCAATCGTTTCAACATCAAAACCAATCTTGCCCATCTGGCTCGATCGCTCGACGCCGCCCCACCCCGGCAAATGGAATTCACCGAGGAAATCTTCCCAGGCAAACCAGCGCCCACGGTGGCGGTCAATCGTTCGGGTGCCAACGAAATCCTTCCGATGGCATTCGGTTTGGTTCCGTTTGGCAAGACGCCTGAATCTCAGCGTCGGCCGCTGACAAACGCTCGCGTCGAAAACCTCGAAAAGTGGCCGTGGAAATCCGCGATCAAGTCTCACCGCTGCGCGGTTCCCATGACCGGTTTTCGTGAGCCTTGTTACTGGGGCGAAACCGCGGGCACGGAAGTCGACTTCACCTCAGACCAGGACTCCCCTCTGTTCGCCGCGGCCATTTTCACTTGGTTCCGCTCGGAACCGAATGAACAGTCGCAAGAAGAATCACCGGCTCACTTCACCATGTCATTGATCATGCGTCCGGCATTGCCAACCGTCATGGAACACGGTCATCATCGGTCGCCGTTCTTCTTGAAGGTTGATGGCATTCAAAAGTGGATCGCCCGAGATCCGCGACCGCTCGAGGATTCCTTGGCGGTGTTGAAACAGCACGCTTTCGAACCCGATCTGTCGGTCACCGTCGCCAGACAGATGGCCCCGACATGGACCAAGCGTCAATCCAGCAACCTCGCCAAACGTGACGAACAATTGGCTGAGATCGAAAAGACCGGACCACTTGGAATTCCCGACTTGCCTGCTTCCCCGTCCGCCAAAGACGATTGCAAGGCATGATCTTGCACGTCGACATGGATGCCTTTTACGCATCCATCGAACAACGCGATCGCCCGGAACTTCGTGGTCGCCCGGTGGTGGTCGGCGGCGTCGAAGGTCGCGGCGTGGTGACCGCAGCGTCCTACGAGGCTCGCGAGTACGGCATTCATTCTGCGATGCCGGGCAGCCGCGCGATCAAGCTTTGCCCGCACGCCGATTTCATTCGAGGACGCTTGGATCATTACGCGTCCGTTGGGCGTGCGGTCCGAGAGATCTTCCATCGCTTCACACCAGTCGTTCAGCCCTTGTCCCTCGACGAAGCCTTCTTGGACGTTTCGGGAACGATTCGATTGCACGGCTCGCCCCGCGAAATCGGCATCCACATTCGAGAGACGATCCGGCAGGAATTGGACTTGCCCGCCAGCGTCGGGATCGCGCCGCTGAAGTTCGTCGCGAAGATTGCCAGTGACATCGGAAAACCCAACGGGTTCGTCGAGGTTCCCGCGGATGGCGTTCGCGAATTCCTCGATCCGCTGCCGGTCTCACGATTGTGGGGCGTGGGCAAAGTGGGTCAAACCAAATTGCAACGTCTGGGATATCGCACCATCGCGGACCTCCGCGTCAAAGACCCCGACGCACTGAAGTCACAATTGGGGCGTTGGGGCGAACACCTTTGGAATCTTGCCAATGGCATCGACGGCCGACAAGTTGTGGTGGATCACTTGGCAAAGGGAATCGGTCACGAACGCACTTTCGCGGAAGACCTGTCCAACATGGAATCGCTCAACGCGGTCGTCAGCTACCTGTCCGAGCAAACCGCACGTCGACTACGCCGAGCCCGCCGGTTGGCATCGACGATCACGTTGAAATACCGCCGCGAAGATTTCCAAACCTTCAGCCGTGCTCGCAAGCTTTCCACGCCCACCGATAGCACGCTCGAGATCCTGCAAGTTTCCGAAGCGTTGCTGTTGGAAATGCGGTCGCGCGAACCACGCAGTGTCCGTCTGCTGGGAATTTCGCTCGGTGGTTTGACAGACGCCGACGCGCCCAAGCAATTGAATCTCTTCGGCGAAGAAACCGGCGAAATCGCTTCGTCCAAAGTGGATGCGTTGAGCGACCAAATCGCATCGAAACTTGGCAAGCACAGCCTGTATCGCGCGTCGAGTCATCAATGGGTTGACCGAAAGAACGCCAAACCCAAAGGGTAGAACAGTCTTGGAATTGAGGTTTGAGGGAGGGGGAAATTGCGAGAGGCAATGCCGTGAGCGTCCACCCCAAAATGGAAACCCGACGCTTCAGCGAGGATCCCCCACAATCTCACGACGGCCCCGTCCGTGGCGATGGGCGGTAAACGGAGCGATGTTCTCGGAGAGTTAAGCAGCTACGCAGGTGTCATCGGGTATGTGAGCCGCTGGCGTTAGCCACGGTTTTCACGCACAACCGGGGCTAACGCTGGGCTGATAAAAATGAAATCAACCAGGCGGTTTGGGCGGTTTCCAATGAAGGGTATTGATACGGCGTTTGTCGTTATTGAAAAAGTGAAAGTGTAAATTGACAATTGTAAAATGCCGGAATGCGTGGATAAAATCGCATCAATTTGCATTTTTCAATTGTCAATTTAACTTTTTCAATGAGTTGCATTCGGTTCGCACACTTGCCACCCTGCCAACATTTTTATCAGCCCAGGCTAACGCCCAAACGGCTCACATGGTTGTGCTTGATCACTCCTGCCGACCTGCTTAGAAGGTTGCCTCCGTGCTCGTGTGCACTTTCACTCGTTCGCACAATGCTGCTCGACCAACTCACCCCAGCACGCAAACATTTGGGGACAAATGTTCTACTCTTTCGCACGTCCCGTGCGATGAGCTTCCACCCAAATTGGAAACCCGACGTGTCAGCGAGGAACGCCCCGAGCTATGCACGGCGGCCCCATCCGGGGCGACGGTCGGTAAACGGAGCGATGATCTCGGAGTGTTAGAACGTTGCTCTCCGTGCTCGTGTGCACTTTCATGCGTTCGCACAATGCTGCTCGACCAACTCACCCCAGCACGCAAACATTTGGGGACAAATGTTCTACTCTTTCGCACGTCCCGTGCGATGAGCTTCCACCCAAATTGGAAACCCGACGTGTCAGCGAGGAACGCCCCGAGCTATGCACGGCGGCCCCATCCGGGGCGACGGTCGGTAAACGGAGCGATGATCTCGGAGTGTTAGAACGTTGCTCTCCGTGCTCGTGTGCACTTTCATGCGTTCGCACAATGCTGCTCGACCAACTCACCCCAGCACGCAAACATTTGGGGACAAATGTTCTACTCTTTCGCACGTCCCGTGCGATGAGCTTCCACCCAAATTGGAAACCCGACGCGTTAGCGAGGATCCCCCACAACCCCACGCCGCCGCCGGCCCTGCTTCACTCCAGATCCATTGCCAGTCGGATCCCGCAGAACTGCCAGCGCATCGAGGGAGGGAAGAAGTTGCGGTAACTCAATCGCTCGTGTCCGGATGGTGTGGCGACGGAACTGCCACGAAGCACTTTCTGGCCGCACATGAACTTGCCGTTGTATTCGCCGATCGCTCCCTCGGGAGCCGTGTACTTCGGGTACGGAGCGTAGTCCGATGCCGTCCATTGCCAACGCGAACCAAACGCATCAACGATCGATTCACCCGAATCGCGAACCGCAACCTCCCATTCGAACTCCGTCGGCAAGCGACACCCCGACCACCTCGCGAACGCATCGGCTTCAAAATAGCTCAGGTGGCATACCGGTGCGTTCTCTTCCACCGGTCTCAAACCCGCAAGAGTGAACTGGTACCAGCCCTCTTCGCCAAGATGCCAGTACATCGGCGCTCGCCAAGCCTCCGATTGCACCGTCGCCCATCCGGCCGACAACCAATACGAAGGATCGTCGTAGCCACCGTCTTCGACGAAATCAAGGTACTCGCCATTGGTCACCAATCGATTCGCGATCGCATGCGGTGACAGCAAAACTCGGTGGCGAGGCAACTCATTGTCGAAGCAAAACTTGCCGTCCTTTGTTTCTTCAAATCCAATCGTTTCAATCCGTTCGGCCGGAGATTCGATCCACCGAACCTCGTCGACCGGATCACAATCCCTCACCGCGCTGGCACTGTAAACCGGATGAAGCGGGTTGCAGGAGAACACGTGCAACAGATCCGTCAGCATCAACTCCTGATGCTGTTGTTCATGGTTCAATCCCGTCCGCAGCACCTCATCAGAGACAATGGACTCGCGATCCGGGCGAGCCAAGAGATCGATCATCGCTTCATCGACCTGATCCCGATAGCGCCAAACCTCGGCCACCGTTGGACGAGAGAGCAATCCGCGGCGTTCGCGAGGGAACTGCTCACCGACTGCGTTGTAATAAGAATTGAACAACACCTCAAACGCAGGCTGCTCGGGTTGGTAGTCCGGCAAATTCTTCAAGCAAAATGTTTCGAAGAACCAAGTCGTGTGGGCCAGATGCCAGCGAGTCGGCGAAACATCCGGCATCGACTGAATCACGTAGTCCTCCGTTTCCAACGGAGCACAAATGGATCTCGAATGTCCGCGAACTTGGCGG
This genomic interval from Rhodopirellula islandica contains the following:
- a CDS encoding serine/threonine-protein kinase, coding for MSKWEDYTGDEWMRPLASQDTRTKHLLDRETQGIKPRPRLQPPPFQTGDTWGDFILEEWLGSGTHGWVFAAREQATNKPVALKILALEDEPGTTLAKTGFRRMAKLNHRNLMQLHGIHQHEKCVAFSMERIDGSNLTAAIRCWRDLPLQQACENVIEMVRQVGSAIGWMHARELVHRDLKPSNIMVTNDCQRFVVIDYDSAGKFQEHDAESMRAYLIWTPMYVAPEVLVRQRHSPSSDVFSLGMVVLEALRVFTAAQYRREEHRREETHQDEIHRDEYPDNASLPTDGSDESLGIQRDKSNEEQDRMLITKAVRGLHPDIPADLIDTLDEMLAPNEADRPMAMTLARIGRPLEAMQMTRITDVSSSRLREATQHIRHDELARIHRWSHLVLGGQTQRLHLSGDSGIGKSTLLDVALSQLRSLSWAQVFVARCQQRDQKPLQAFSQISDEITMRFRGMDREPLQVDSVTVSLLTSILPGLAEVLEVDRSQPLLQTSPTRPGGLEAALKVCERLREYGPVFFVIDDVQWADRDTISVLDYLQSASLNRPKAPELQGFGLITVSRTSGDRQVTPPDETLELGPLPDETAIEMLVAEASKFELQIPEEHLTTLAQQIDGMPYRLDACLEELRPGGWLSDAIQKAESGGEGVAVPSMESLWQNRSERLRPGAMQWLRRIAAAGRQVPIEELRGWKEDTDDLNDQLDELQRHRLIVPGESSGPTVQIWHSRLGEKILAQMSEAEIRQLHADWAETLSHVRPDVASVIASHYQRAGLHESLGIWAKLAAEQAQQMYAHGEVASWYQVAADNSSGEQQIQYLKEASFAWHRSGRLNRAAEAHEALAKLLPGHASVEHQMHRVECLIRSGEFSDASRLVEPLIDQLGLPRLKSKWAFNLSVMWRIIRLLPMQRDLSVVLDQPTPARTWKQGCQIEACVRLIRPLSIINNNIAMEWALFAARQVRLLGTAGERLQLGVGETVFSSYNPGRSRQRASQSLQRMLGALRPEDDPSWHGDVNAGLAWNAAMDGRYADALEPCTKAKQFYGLSEHAKSFEIAHTSYVELASFFQCGKILEMRRTVADMQAEGRTTNDQFVTIMGTLGYASVAFFSDNDMARMDLASDRVRECMKHVGATSFLFVQQFKDVLRDLYSADVTNGASKLDLLPRQMRSYDLNRVQMIRINFTEFVCLLSLQALSCQVKTAENALRNALQKLRREKSEFANMKANFYQGIHMARSSVSGMDNHARQLLTSAAAKAKELQLTPYVLAANDELKWLDSVDQESDLEAYLADEGVVAPSRFARLYRGVDRPGR
- the egtB gene encoding ergothioneine biosynthesis protein EgtB — protein: MSDSMLDAYRQVRGHSRSICAPLETEDYVIQSMPDVSPTRWHLAHTTWFFETFCLKNLPDYQPEQPAFEVLFNSYYNAVGEQFPRERRGLLSRPTVAEVWRYRDQVDEAMIDLLARPDRESIVSDEVLRTGLNHEQQHQELMLTDLLHVFSCNPLHPVYSASAVRDCDPVDEVRWIESPAERIETIGFEETKDGKFCFDNELPRHRVLLSPHAIANRLVTNGEYLDFVEDGGYDDPSYWLSAGWATVQSEAWRAPMYWHLGEEGWYQFTLAGLRPVEENAPVCHLSYFEADAFARWSGCRLPTEFEWEVAVRDSGESIVDAFGSRWQWTASDYAPYPKYTAPEGAIGEYNGKFMCGQKVLRGSSVATPSGHERLSYRNFFPPSMRWQFCGIRLAMDLE
- a CDS encoding SOS response-associated peptidase is translated as MCNRFNIKTNLAHLARSLDAAPPRQMEFTEEIFPGKPAPTVAVNRSGANEILPMAFGLVPFGKTPESQRRPLTNARVENLEKWPWKSAIKSHRCAVPMTGFREPCYWGETAGTEVDFTSDQDSPLFAAAIFTWFRSEPNEQSQEESPAHFTMSLIMRPALPTVMEHGHHRSPFFLKVDGIQKWIARDPRPLEDSLAVLKQHAFEPDLSVTVARQMAPTWTKRQSSNLAKRDEQLAEIEKTGPLGIPDLPASPSAKDDCKA
- the dinB gene encoding DNA polymerase IV, which encodes MILHVDMDAFYASIEQRDRPELRGRPVVVGGVEGRGVVTAASYEAREYGIHSAMPGSRAIKLCPHADFIRGRLDHYASVGRAVREIFHRFTPVVQPLSLDEAFLDVSGTIRLHGSPREIGIHIRETIRQELDLPASVGIAPLKFVAKIASDIGKPNGFVEVPADGVREFLDPLPVSRLWGVGKVGQTKLQRLGYRTIADLRVKDPDALKSQLGRWGEHLWNLANGIDGRQVVVDHLAKGIGHERTFAEDLSNMESLNAVVSYLSEQTARRLRRARRLASTITLKYRREDFQTFSRARKLSTPTDSTLEILQVSEALLLEMRSREPRSVRLLGISLGGLTDADAPKQLNLFGEETGEIASSKVDALSDQIASKLGKHSLYRASSHQWVDRKNAKPKG